TCTTTACAAGCAAGAAAGTGAGCATTAAAGCCTTAATCAGAAAGCTTATTATACTTTGAAAGAATTAACTATTCCACATCAAAGATTCTAAAATCATTTGTCTAGTTCCACATGGAATTAGCATATGAttgtttttcttcaaaataagcttttaatttttaaacctTTGTTTCCCACTAGGATTCTCTTTCAGTTGATTCCTTATGTTTCGCTTTGCGAATTGGATAATCTAATCAATTGAGTCAATGGAGCCCAGAGATCTAGCCCAATTTGGAGTATTAGCCACCCCCAATTAGCCCAATCATTTATTCGATTTTGTCTGCCAAGAGGgcttttattttgagtttcCCTTTAATAACTAGTCGTTTTCCTTTATCAACTCTTTTAGTTCACTATACCCTTTTGATACTTCAAAGGTCACTTAATTTATGTTGTGAATCTGCTTTATAGATTATTTGATAGTGTAGTTTTCACTTGAGCTACATGTGtcataaaataaagatttatataatatggaaaagctaaaaaaataacttctcCTTAAATTTTACAGGTCCCCCACCCCCAAATGTAGGtctttaagttttatttacacAAATCACTCACATGTTACATGTTTTGCGATAGGTATTGATTCAAGTTGATATAATACTACGATCTTTAGTTGACAATTTAGAGATTAAGGTTTCGTTTGATGGTATTGtgatttaaaagttataactgatataaaataaaagttgatgaTTGTGGcacacataaattttaaaattaacgaTTCTAACAACACAATAAGGATTATATACATTTGTttatcaaacaattaattaggTAAAATACTGTAACTTTCAAACTAAAGttacaatttataaatatttaccaaacactttattATAGTCATGACATTAAACTATAACCGCTATACATCAATCACAAATGGAGCTTAATTTTAGGAAACCAAGAAGcaatacaaaaattttaatttattttttgatattttacacatttaaaagcacatgtattttaaaatttaaaaactaatagttgaatttaaaactatgaaatttgtttaacattaacatttaacaataGCTTTTCACAAATTCTTagttatgatattttttaatataataaaatgatccaagtgaattttaatatatacataattgaaaatttattaaatatgtaacatttttcttcttatttcaaTCACCTTAACAATTTCTATCCAAATAATCATTTGTGTATGGTGCTTGAGAGTGTATATCACATAGACCCCATTTGAGATTGCttttaagatatttaaaagtgattttaaaacgataaaagctaattttttttagaggtCACTTTTGGTAAAATCACTACATACTACtgcagattttgaaaagtatgggaagaaaaactttttaaaatttgattttaaaaattatttttatatttaatataattccatatatatatatatatatattctcatagatattataaaaatccaagattatttttattgattaagaCTGAAGGGTAACTGATCAAATTCGTAGACATTCTTatgataaaatcattaaatttaaagagattattattattgccaattatattgagataacaaaataacaaaataaaattaataatttaaaaatgtttattttagttatcaattattgtatgtacataataaaaaaatattgtataaatgtgtaaataaattagattcaATGTTACATCCAATTTAACTATTTACATTCTTACAATGGCTTAAGCAATAGAATTTATAacacttataaaaataaattttaccaaatgtTTAACTAATTCTCTTTacagttaattatttttataacacaattaacaataattatttttaaagttactGTATTATCAAATTGACCcgtaatattatttagttattgtACCTTTTTATCACTATTCATAACACTTATAAAATTGCAGTACATATGTAATTATTAACTAGTTAAAGAATTTCTATCATGTACTTTAGGAAAATTAGATAAAAGATTAGTATTAGCATATGGGAATGGGACCGCCACTACTTTGCTTCCATCTTTTCAACACAATCCAAAGAAACCGTTTACTGTCacaatcaaatcaaataacaagatgaatcaaattacaaataaactGTTAATCAAAATCAGAGAGTGAGGATTGATCAAGATTtggcaaaacaaaataaccCGTTGCCACGTAGCATCAATTCTTCTAAACCCTAAAAGTAGAAGGGATAAAAAAAGGCCAATACGCTTCACTCCTGCATTATTGGTGGGTGTGATAATAACCGAAATGCCAGTTAAAGGTGAAAGTCTGCTATaattatcaaagaaaaagaaaaagaagaaaaaaaaaagaaaaaaaaaaaggcagtTTAGTGCTATGTGTCAGTTTCTTAATTTGTAAGAAACCAATCAATGGTTTTGCGACAAGTCCATCAGGATTGTCATGTTAGCACATAGATTATAGAAACTCCACTTGCTAACTTATCGATGAATGAATTTTACTTGATTGTTAATTTacatgaaatataatttagtGAGATTCGCAATCAATCATATTAATTGAGGGGATTCAGGGTTTCTTGATGAATtgtgtaataaattttgatgaattgtgtaatttttaacttttgctCAAGATTAGGTGGAGTACTACTAAATACTAAtgtcttttaattattatatctttcTGATCATTGAATTATTACTTTCCTTTTAATCTTTTAGGAAAGATAGTGGTTAATTCATCTTAAGTAGGATTGGAATTTTAGACCTCTAGTATCattataagaaattttatcaattgaaCCAATTAATGTCTATTCTTAAAATAGAGTTATCAGTCCTTTTTCGAAATATAATCCTgggtttttgtttcattttttaaaaataaataattgaattttgaataccATGGGTGGGAAAAGTTTGGTCATAAGAATATATAATGTCAGAAGTGGggtaaaataaatctaataagTTATGTACAATTATCTCTCTTAACTTTTGTACAATAATCTCTCAGGAAAGTTGACGATGCAatcacttattattattattattattatttatttatttatttatttttggttgcAAAATAAGCTAACAAGAATGTTCTGACTGGCCAGTTGCTCTCTAATTATTCTTGCTGTTCATTGTCAAATCTAAAAgaggaaatgaaaataaatgagtaatTTACAATTGTACAAAAGTCTTTTGGAAGTGGTGAGAATatcacaagaaaaagaaaatcattggtCCAGTGGACTGTGGACTGGAAATCCCTCAACTTGCATATTTTCCAGTAAAGTAAATAATAGGGAATATGGTGTGTCTTTGctagatgaagaaaaaaaaaattgatataataaaaaagaaaaaggcttATATTCTTCTATCTATATATAGCAAGCCAACCAACAAGTTTCAAGACCAAACAAACATTTCAAGCTTCCAAATCTTAGAGAGAAAAGCAAAAGCAGAGAACAGTCTAGCTCACTCTGTTTCCTCTGTTTTATCTTCTCTGTTTTCCACTCTGTTTCTATGAATCAGAACACCAAAAACACGTCACTCTTTGCTATGTTGATAGTAGCAACTTTCTGTCCTCTCTTTGGAGAAGCCCTGATCCAAAACCAACTCTCCTGAGTCTTGCTAGTGAGAACAAAAACACATCAAACGCTATACTTCACTTCAAAATCAGCTTTGATTCTTGATCCTTGTGTCCAAATGGATTCATTTGAAATCACCAACATTAAAGTTGCGAAGGCTAATGCAATCCACAAGCATCGCCGGATTCGAAAGATGGCAAGCTTGTTCAGGATAGTTGAGATTTGTGTTATCCTGATTTTGGTCTCACGTTTTACCCTTCAGCTCCCATTGGCTGTAAAGATTTCGGCAGAGTACTTCAAGGATTTCGCACTATTCCTTGTTAGCCCTCGCTTTGTCTTCATCCTCGGCAACGTGATTGTTGCCATTCTTTTTGCAAACTCAGGGCAGTTTTCCTTGGAGGATTCTGCCAAAAAGGATCCAGCAAACGATTTCTACACACAGTTTGTGCACAAGAGTGAAAAGACTCAAAATATTCATCGGTATGAGGTTGAGaacagagaaaaaaagagcATCTGTGCAGAGAAATTACTTTGTGATGAAGCATACACTTCTTTGCAAGCCAAGGGTTATAGGAGATGCCAATCGGAGAACTTTAAGCGTGTAAATTGCGAAAAGTCATGCCGGGAACTGAGGAGAGGGGGAACTGAGAAGTTCAAGAAAAGTACTAATCCTGGGGAAAGATTGGTGAAAAGCTCGTTCCCTGAAGATAGAATGAGCAATGAAGAATTTCGCCGCACAATTGAAGCTTTCATTGCAAGGCAACAGAAGTTTCGAAGGGAAGAAGAGTTAGAGTTCTCTTTGATCTAAAGGGTACTTAGATAATAGCATAATTAGAAcgttcccttttcttttcatttctgtTCATATGTTTGTATGAGTCTCTTTTGTAAATTGCTATATCATATATGCAATGGAACATTTCTAGTTACCTTAGTTTTCTCTTTTGCTTAACTGTTTCTAcaacttcaatttttcttaaaaaacgATTCATTGATGTCAAAAGTTAATGGATAGTCTAGTCAGTGAAGGCACTTCTCGAAGATTTGGATAAGCGGATGAGAGAACTACAGGGATTGCCATATTCTGAATGATGTAACAATTTTGACAAAATGAGCAGGAATGTATTCCAATTCCATATCTTGTTACATCATAATATCCTTTAGTGCCAAATTCTAATTCTGAGTTGGGTGCGTCAAATTCCAAACTAAAAGATCAAAGAACAATACCAACTATTAAATCTGAAAAGCATATACATCTGTTTGCCCATGCCcgaatttcaaaatctatacAAATCAGATTAAGGGAGTACCTGTGGCAGCACAAGTTCTATTCTACAAAAGTACAGGATGAGTTGGAGTTTATGCTTTTTCATTGGCGGTAAAATTTTTAGCGAGAATATGCAATGCTACAAGTGCTAAACGTACACAAATCAGAAAGAAAGGATCATTCATGAACTACCAATATTTCATTCTGATAAAGAAATGGGATATCATGGGAAAAATATCTTCATGAAATAGGTTGTAGATTCCAATCAACAGAGTAGGTTTGACAAGAAGTAATAAAGTTTTCTATGCTCCAATCTTATTACTAAAATGTAAGtgctatatttttaattgtaatagtAACAAAAAGAAGCCAAACGGTTCTATTTATTCATACAAGGAGTGTCATCTCAACACTTCTGATGAAAATATTGTGAGAAAGTTTATGTAACAAACAATCTTATCCATAACAAATTTACTGCCTTATTCTGGTATTCAGAAAGTGCATACTGGGACCAGAGAGGCAGAATAGCCATGGCTAAAAGCAATCCATTTTAAGAAGGGTTCCATGAAGACAATGGTGGGGTATCAGCAGTCTTGTAAGTACCCAAGGAACTCGGATATCTGTCACCCTTCACATTATCTGCTGAAGCAATAGCTTCAAGTTCGGCCATTTCTTCTGGAGTTATTTTCACTGACAGAGccttaatattttcattgagGTTGGCAATCTTGGTGGTTCCAGGAATGGGACATACGTCATCTCCTTGGTGATGAACCCAGGCTAATGCAAGCTGTGATGGGGTGCACCCTTTGTTCGCAGCTATTTCATTAACACGTTCAAATAGCTTTTGGTTATGCTCCAAATTTCCAGGCTGGAATCTTGGTAGGTGCTGCAGAAGTTAGAACACTCACACTTCAGCAaacaaaactaaaatcaaatcattaaGAAAGAACAAGATATTGGATATAGAATGCATTTACAAGCAGAAGTAAATGCAACTCTCGTTTTGATATTACAGCACTTTGGGTGGTTCCTAGGTGTTCCACAGCcccaattttcttttgaataataatatcatgaaATGCTAAATATACAGAATCGTCAAACATATGGACAAagagaaccaaaaaaaaaaaaggtgaaagcGAGGTGAAAGACACTAAGTTAGAGGAACAATGTAATAAAAGGATGCCACAAGATAGCATGACGCAAGGTAATAGTCTACAGAAAGCACACCTTCATATTGTAGGTTAATGATGAGATAGGAGAATAGTTGCTTGCCATGCTTGCAAACATCCAATTATGACGctaaaaaacatttttagGCCAAATGCAGATGCATTGCATTCCAAATATTAGTACTTGCACGGTAGATTTACAAACCTTTCTATAATCTCCCTCTGATAAGCTTTCAGCCAACTTAGACCCTGATGAAAAGAATCCTCGTCCTAGAGGACTGTACGCAACAATCCCAATGCCGAGTTCCCTGAGGAACCATTGGCATTGCATTAGCGGATGTTACAATACTTTACTCATGATTTCTTATTTCCTTTTAACTCTAAATAATTGAGTTCCTCTCATTAATGCCTCACCTGCAAGTAGGAATTATGTCTTCCTCTACATCTCGTGTCCATAGGGACCATTCCAACTGCACAGCTGTTATTGGATGAACAGCATGAGCTCGTCTAATTGTTGAAGCAGAAGCCTCAGACAGTCCAATATACTTTATTTTGCCCTCTTCAACTAGTTTCTTGAGTTCTCCAATCTTTCAAAAGAGcgaaaaaaagaattacttcATGTTCAATATAAAGCCAGTTTCAAAGTCCAACTAAGAAACTTGATGGGAGAAGGAAACATTGTGAGAAATCAAACTT
This window of the Citrus sinensis cultivar Valencia sweet orange chromosome 8, DVS_A1.0, whole genome shotgun sequence genome carries:
- the LOC102630182 gene encoding uncharacterized protein LOC102630182, with amino-acid sequence MDSFEITNIKVAKANAIHKHRRIRKMASLFRIVEICVILILVSRFTLQLPLAVKISAEYFKDFALFLVSPRFVFILGNVIVAILFANSGQFSLEDSAKKDPANDFYTQFVHKSEKTQNIHRYEVENREKKSICAEKLLCDEAYTSLQAKGYRRCQSENFKRVNCEKSCRELRRGGTEKFKKSTNPGERLVKSSFPEDRMSNEEFRRTIEAFIARQQKFRREEELEFSLI
- the LOC102630481 gene encoding probable aldo-keto reductase 2; this encodes MATVRRMKLGSQGLEVSAQGLGCTGMSALYGPPKPEPDMIALIRHAINSGITFLDTSDIYGPHTNEILLGKALKGGFRERAELATKFGIGIVDGKYGYHGDPAYVRAACEASLKRLDVDCIDLYYQHRIDTQTPIEVTIGELKKLVEEGKIKYIGLSEASASTIRRAHAVHPITAVQLEWSLWTRDVEEDIIPTCRELGIGIVAYSPLGRGFFSSGSKLAESLSEGDYRKHLPRFQPGNLEHNQKLFERVNEIAANKGCTPSQLALAWVHHQGDDVCPIPGTTKIANLNENIKALSVKITPEEMAELEAIASADNVKGDRYPSSLGTYKTADTPPLSSWNPS